The Amycolatopsis sp. DG1A-15b genome window below encodes:
- a CDS encoding DUF1778 domain-containing protein codes for MATKDERLEMRVSKTDRELIEDAAKHLHESVSDFTRNAALDRAQHVLARAEVTLMPAEQFDALFASLDVADEAPELAKAFARPRRFKRG; via the coding sequence ATGGCCACGAAGGACGAGCGTCTAGAGATGCGCGTCAGCAAGACTGACCGAGAGCTCATCGAGGACGCAGCCAAGCACCTACACGAAAGCGTGTCCGACTTCACTCGCAATGCCGCACTCGATCGCGCCCAGCACGTCCTGGCCCGCGCCGAGGTCACACTCATGCCGGCGGAGCAGTTCGATGCCCTGTTCGCCTCGCTCGATGTTGCCGACGAGGCGCCTGAGCTGGCGAAGGCGTTCGCGCGGCCGAGGCGGTTCAAGCGAGGGTGA
- a CDS encoding ImmA/IrrE family metallo-endopeptidase: MSSVTWRYLTGDTASFAVEFALVADDVADWMVDPDERLTWGALSIWVGGANVCEHVVQGEVLRGAHWYLLPILEWLVEQWDPLLHEERMPVPAAGPNAARGSQHAAMLAEFQASTDNSIELAEAVETWVQRHSLRASAPGALLPDLYIRRDGDRVEFSVGSDPLAGADWGVTFTQRRTIERIAVEDVANTLYDAVTMFNAHLMRRHPDNRRYRELQERLDSLPMESSSPARVAWLSGAGAQVEDFRQLWQDVRDAIPAHLREQLNQSESLSLVGGGLAELASPAALLFGSLSPTIAADDVATLYQALLQGTPSCQGTKRLQEAGIKILQDVELAGLTPGEQGSVLGEEAWRLLAPQKGRIVDVKEILQDLEVHIDHVKIKDRSVRAVSMLGVDGSARIVVNDSFELGVTDAIERFTLAHELGHLLLDQDRATQMIVASGEWAPVEIERRANAFAAAFLAPLPMLNAATSALHAPAISALSRTQIHAVAKTMRVSFSALVGRLQNIGWITPERADVLRSQV; this comes from the coding sequence ATGTCATCGGTCACGTGGCGATACTTGACGGGCGACACGGCGTCCTTCGCCGTCGAGTTTGCGCTTGTCGCCGACGACGTTGCCGACTGGATGGTCGATCCGGACGAGAGGCTGACCTGGGGCGCATTGTCGATCTGGGTGGGCGGCGCTAACGTCTGCGAGCACGTCGTGCAAGGCGAAGTACTGCGAGGCGCGCACTGGTACTTGCTACCCATCCTGGAATGGCTCGTTGAGCAGTGGGACCCCTTACTGCACGAGGAGCGGATGCCTGTGCCCGCAGCCGGACCGAACGCGGCACGGGGTTCCCAGCACGCAGCGATGCTCGCCGAGTTTCAGGCATCGACAGATAACAGCATCGAACTTGCGGAGGCCGTGGAGACCTGGGTGCAGCGTCACAGCTTGCGTGCCAGTGCGCCCGGCGCCCTCCTTCCAGACCTTTACATTCGCCGAGACGGAGACCGTGTTGAATTTTCTGTCGGCTCCGACCCTCTCGCTGGCGCGGATTGGGGCGTTACCTTCACCCAGCGGCGCACCATAGAGCGCATCGCCGTGGAAGACGTTGCCAACACCCTCTACGACGCCGTGACCATGTTTAATGCCCATCTTATGCGGCGGCATCCGGATAACAGACGGTATCGCGAACTACAGGAACGCTTGGATTCCTTGCCCATGGAATCCAGTAGCCCTGCACGCGTGGCTTGGCTAAGTGGCGCCGGCGCACAAGTCGAGGATTTCCGGCAGCTGTGGCAGGACGTACGCGACGCAATACCCGCCCACCTCCGCGAACAGCTCAACCAGTCCGAATCCCTGTCGTTGGTCGGCGGGGGGCTTGCTGAACTAGCAAGCCCTGCAGCACTGCTGTTTGGCTCACTCTCCCCGACCATCGCCGCCGATGACGTGGCAACGCTGTACCAAGCCTTACTGCAGGGAACGCCCAGCTGCCAGGGCACCAAGCGACTGCAGGAAGCAGGCATCAAAATTTTGCAAGACGTGGAGCTAGCAGGGCTCACCCCAGGAGAACAAGGTAGCGTCCTGGGTGAGGAGGCTTGGCGACTACTAGCGCCACAAAAAGGTCGGATTGTAGACGTTAAAGAGATTCTACAAGACCTTGAGGTTCACATTGACCACGTGAAGATCAAGGATCGAAGTGTGCGAGCAGTCAGCATGCTTGGCGTTGATGGCTCGGCTCGAATTGTCGTTAATGATTCTTTTGAACTAGGCGTCACTGACGCTATCGAGCGATTCACACTCGCCCACGAACTCGGGCATCTACTATTAGATCAGGACCGCGCAACACAAATGATAGTTGCCAGCGGAGAATGGGCTCCAGTCGAGATTGAGCGGCGAGCAAACGCGTTCGCCGCAGCTTTCCTTGCGCCGCTGCCAATGCTAAATGCAGCCACGTCCGCACTTCACGCACCTGCAATCAGCGCTTTGTCTCGCACCCAGATACATGCCGTCGCAAAAACGATGCGTGTTAGTTTTTCGGCACTCGTTGGCCGCCTGCAAAACATTGGTTGGATTACTCCGGAGAGGGCAGATGTGTTGCGTTCACAGGTCTAG
- a CDS encoding GNAT family N-acetyltransferase gives MARRKRAPVCKPIPSSSSHPAAGTARDIALDLPDDLAAAVVIKPAAAADELWIDRLRREHLPYTPRERQAPQARDDALRSPLAHLIKAEIDATPIGLLYTHALHELPVPTEVSLLKWLVVDPRARGRGVATALIAFARAQLLAGTLWIGGCASAEADFYRNQGFRVLAASEPLISPKLPGPLGNNNRDAPRWFFQQL, from the coding sequence ATGGCACGCCGCAAACGCGCACCTGTCTGCAAACCGATCCCGTCCTCGTCGTCCCACCCGGCGGCCGGGACGGCGCGGGACATCGCGCTCGATTTACCCGACGACCTCGCCGCCGCTGTGGTCATCAAGCCTGCCGCGGCTGCCGATGAGTTGTGGATCGATCGGCTGCGCCGCGAGCACCTGCCGTATACCCCGCGTGAACGCCAAGCCCCGCAGGCCCGCGACGATGCCCTCCGATCCCCGCTGGCTCACCTGATCAAGGCCGAGATCGATGCGACGCCGATCGGGCTGCTGTACACCCATGCCCTCCACGAGCTCCCGGTTCCCACTGAAGTGTCGCTGCTCAAGTGGCTCGTCGTCGACCCACGTGCACGCGGCCGTGGAGTCGCTACGGCCCTGATCGCGTTCGCTCGTGCCCAGTTGCTGGCGGGGACGCTGTGGATCGGTGGCTGCGCGAGTGCCGAAGCCGACTTCTACCGGAACCAGGGTTTTCGGGTCTTGGCTGCCAGTGAACCGCTGATCTCGCCGAAGCTGCCGGGTCCGCTGGGCAACAACAACCGGGACGCGCCGCGCTGGTTTTTTCAGCAGCTCTGA